A stretch of Candidatus Hinthialibacter antarcticus DNA encodes these proteins:
- a CDS encoding Gfo/Idh/MocA family oxidoreductase: protein MTSTTTPRRNFIKKSLLAGGGLMVLNSGKVFGANDRLNIALIAAYGRARAHYATLQSQNVVAICDVKKDNITHALKEFPKAKVYEDWRKCLDHPGIDAVLCCTTDFTHSFIANWALNRNYHVYMEKPLAITVNEARTVRENYLKRKNKLATQVGMQRHAYTNFNRIRESIHDGAIGELQDACAWGNRQIRRDGYWPEEKPVPSNINWDLWLGPAPYHPYNSKYVTANPGAGCLQWNMFWDFGVGQMGDMGSHTMDLLWNVLDAELPTSVKAHSPEAFNPEVTPVELTSEFVFPANQWRDKINMTWYQGGAMPKSPSGWVDLNKIGHGAMFKGDKGVLISDFRSHLIIPNGDINNMSHFKPRSADESLPDVGHFQNQWIEACKNGKPADTACNFEYSANMIETMCLGLAAFRAKEELKYDAKKGVVTNVASANQYLTKSYREGWTMNG from the coding sequence ATGACGTCTACAACAACGCCCCGTCGTAATTTCATCAAGAAGAGCCTCCTCGCAGGCGGCGGATTGATGGTACTCAACAGTGGAAAAGTTTTCGGCGCCAATGACCGGCTCAATATTGCTTTGATTGCCGCTTATGGCCGCGCAAGAGCGCACTATGCAACCCTCCAATCACAGAATGTGGTTGCTATATGTGACGTAAAAAAAGACAACATCACTCATGCGCTTAAGGAGTTCCCCAAAGCGAAAGTCTATGAGGATTGGCGTAAGTGCCTTGACCATCCCGGTATCGACGCGGTGTTGTGTTGCACGACCGATTTTACGCACTCTTTTATTGCCAACTGGGCATTGAACCGCAACTACCATGTCTATATGGAAAAGCCTCTTGCCATAACCGTCAACGAAGCCCGCACCGTTCGCGAAAATTACTTGAAGCGCAAGAACAAACTCGCGACCCAGGTGGGGATGCAACGTCACGCATACACCAATTTCAACCGCATTCGCGAATCAATCCATGACGGCGCGATTGGCGAATTACAAGACGCCTGCGCCTGGGGCAACCGCCAGATTCGCCGCGACGGTTATTGGCCGGAAGAAAAACCGGTTCCCTCGAATATTAATTGGGACCTGTGGCTCGGGCCCGCGCCCTATCATCCCTACAACTCAAAATACGTCACCGCGAATCCCGGCGCCGGTTGCTTGCAATGGAATATGTTTTGGGATTTCGGCGTCGGTCAGATGGGCGACATGGGCAGCCATACCATGGATTTGTTGTGGAATGTCCTCGATGCAGAATTGCCGACGAGCGTGAAAGCGCACTCGCCCGAAGCGTTTAATCCCGAAGTAACGCCAGTTGAATTGACCAGCGAATTTGTTTTTCCGGCGAATCAATGGCGGGACAAAATTAACATGACCTGGTATCAGGGCGGCGCGATGCCGAAGTCGCCTTCGGGGTGGGTTGATTTAAATAAGATTGGTCATGGGGCGATGTTCAAAGGCGATAAGGGCGTTCTCATTTCAGACTTTAGAAGCCACCTGATTATCCCGAATGGCGATATCAACAACATGTCCCACTTTAAACCGCGCTCTGCAGATGAGTCGCTGCCGGATGTGGGGCATTTCCAGAACCAATGGATCGAAGCCTGCAAGAACGGCAAGCCCGCTGATACGGCTTGTAACTTTGAATACAGCGCCAACATGATTGAGACCATGTGCCTTGGTCTTGCTGCGTTTCGCGCTAAAGAAGAATTGAAATATGACGCGAAAAAAGGCGTCGTGACGAATGTTGCAAGCGCCAATCAGTATCTAACAAAATCTTATCGCGAAGGCTGGACGATGAACGGCTAG